GCACTAATGCTGCTTTCTATTAGATTGGAcatgaattttcttttgtttacttgtttagTCTATCATACTCACCACCAACTTATTTGAAATTTGTTCATCTTCAATTTTGGCAAGTTTGTTCAAATAGTCAAAGAAAACAGGGatcaagacaaacaaaaaagtcgAACTAGATTCACTTCCAATTTGGTTTCTTCTACATATCTCATGCAGAAAGTTAAAACGATTCTAAGAAATTATCACCCACGTTTACACCAAGCTTGGTCAGAAAAATGATCTAGACCAATAACTCAAAACCAAATGGCTATCTTGATCAGAACAACTAAACTAACGGCATAAAGAGAATGGTCTAAGGCTAATTACTCGAAACTACATGGCTTAGTTGATGGGATCAATCAACCCTCACCAAAGGGTTTCAAAACGCAGAACCAGAGCTCTTGGTCTTGCCAAGCATCATGTCTTTGGCTTCATTGATCTTAGACGCAAGGTAATGGCTTCCTCCTGCGTCTGGATGATTAGCCACCATCACTCTCCGGTGAGCTTCTTTCACCTTCTCTGCCGCTACACTCTCCCTGTTCAAAACCACCATAAATGAGTGCCAAACTTGTCAAGCCACAATAATGTCGCAAAAACCATCACTAAGTTATATGCAAACATACCATTAAACCCTTCCATAAGAACATAGCTACGCATAAACTAATCAGATTCGAATAACTAGGCCCCTATTGCAAATTTTTTAAGAACTACAATGGCATATCTACTGACTATAGATGATCGTTAACCCATCAGGGACCTAAAATTAACCGTTAATGGTTACTACTAACTCTAAAGAGAGTCCCAAGATCAACTAGTATCATTGGATCTTCAACTCTCAAACTTTACTGAGGGGCTAAGGACATAAGAAAAGTACCTAACACCGAGAATAAGGGCAGCTTCTCTCCGTGTCATAGCAGATTGGAAACCACCTTCATAGAATTTACGCATTCTAGGCCTTACCGGTCTCAGCTTGAACGCTTGCCATGCCTCTATTCCATATTTACCAGCataagcagcagcagcaacagcggCGCCTGCAATTATCGCTGCAACCTGGAGAAAAGGGATGAGAAGAGAGTAAATCTTAGTCAATAAACCACGAACTTAGAGAAGTTGGACCAGAGAGATTCATAGAAAACCTTAAAAATAAACACTTTGATACtgacacaaacacaaaagagcAAAAAGTAAGCAGAAGCACTAAAAAGGGAGGATTTTTttagaaaccctaatcccaTCAAAGAAAGCTTTCATTATCATCTAATGATCTCCCCAAAATCAATCAGCGAAAACAATAAAGAGTGGAAATTGTAGAGAAAACCCGAGAAAGAAGACGAGATGAACGCAAACTTTACCATTGTTGTAGAGGATTTGAGCAAGAAAGAGCACTGATAAGTAGTAGTAACACACGATCTGATCTGATAGAGAGATAGGACAACTGTTCAATGCTTGATTTTGTTGGTCGATTTaaaggattagggttttagCTATTTCCTGCTTTGCTTGGCCTTCGCCAGATAGTTCGGCCATTCCTCTTAGgggttttaaaaacataaccGGTTGATTGGATCCGGTTATCAAATCAATAATTCTGGTATGGTTTTAATTCGGATCCGGTTATCAAATCAAGATTTGAAATTGAGAATGAATATGTTGAGAGTGAACATCAACAATAGATGcgttaattttctaaattcaCTGCTAACAAGATTATAATTGAATAGAAATCCATTCACACTTGCTGATGAGAGATCAGTAGCTAGCCATCATAGACCATTGGTAAGCTCTTGAAAGTTGCAAGTATTATtctagtttttttctctttgatatataaaagaattaCATAAACGATAGAGACTTACACTATGCACAACAAAAGAATCACCTTAATTAAGTCTTTCTTGTAACCAACATTGATACAAATCTCAGAACACCATATCTATATGgcaacaaaaatcaaataatgagGATTTTATTATACCTCGGTTGGTCAGACTCAAGGCGTTCTCTCTGCCTTGAGAGAGTTGTTTTCCACCTTAGGTGGGGCTGAGGATCGTCTAGGTTTGGGTGCAGGTGAAGCCGAGTTGGAGAGCCGCTTCTTGGCTGGTGCTTTCTCCGGTAAAACTTTGTTAATTCCCTCAGTTGCGGGGACGGTCACGGCGACGCGTGATGAGGTCTGGGGCTTAACTTTGCCTCGTGCTGATTTTGTTGTGGGAACCATGTTGCTACTACGTTTTGTAGTTGAGCTAGCCAAGTTCTCGTCATCACTAACCGATGACCTTGCAATGCTGTGCCTACGGTTCTTCTCTGAGCTCTTGGTGTCTTCATCACTACTCATGGATTTTATGGACGATGGAGGAACTGGCCTCTTCTTTCTGGgggttttggtggtggtggtggatgatgatgatgaggtatTGGGATGAGTCGGTCTATTGAGTTTGTTGCGGTTTGAAGATTTTGCGGTTTCTCCTACATGGGAATGACTCTTAGTTGAATTCTTGACAGAGgagttttctttgttgttttgttctttctccgAACTCTCCCATGGCTGGCCAGCCATCCACCTCTCTAACCAGCTCCAACCCCAAGTCGGGTTGCTTGGATCCATAAACATCGGATTTGCAGTTCTGGAGTTGCTCTTCAAGTTTTGCTGCAAATATATATGAGTCGGTTATGATCATAAGCATTAAACCAAATCCAATGTACACTCAAATTCTCTGCATAACCATATAGAAATGTGCAGAAACATATAAGTTGAACTTGTTGACAAAGCAGTCCAAATTCTTTGGAAGTACCTGATGTGTGAATGCATAAGCTAATGCTCTTTCCCTTCTCATTGTTGCCTCGTGCTTGTGCAGCATACCCGCTTCCACTTGTGCCTTGGACTGATTGCTGTCGTTCCAATTACCCCCATTCtgcagaaagaaagagaaagacttAGGTTTAATCACAAGCTACTGCATTGTGAAGATATACCATCAGAAAGAAGATATGCTTAACTAAGCAAGAGAAGCCGCAGGTTTAATAAAACCAATTTTATGAATTAGTTAATGTTATTACCGCCTCTCACCAAACTTGTGGGTAGGAAAATGAAAATTGCATATGAGATAATAAACCAGAGAGAAAAATAAGTGAGACCTTTGTGCCTCCTAGCTCTTTGCCATGCTTCTGAAGAAGTTGCTTATGTCGAGCCTGATTCTCTTCTGACATCCTGATTCTCCTAGACCGGATTTGTGACTGAACACGAGTGAGAGTCTGCATACACTTGAGTGTATTTGCAGCTTGCCGATGTACAACTGATCCTTCCATCAGTAGCTTAAGTCTATCCCTCCCCTTCAACGCCTGCAATTCTCTTCTTGCCTACATTGGAGAAACCATAAGTCTTAAGGTTACAGTTAAGAAAAAGATACCCTTTCGCTCACATTTTCTCTCAATCAAAATAATTCACAGAACTTAGCCAATCTCAATTACAGAGTTATGCATGACTGGCTATAAAGCTACACAAGTTCTAATCAAGCTAAACCTGGATCAAAGAATATCAAAACATACTAAATAGCCCCTAAAGGTAGTCTGAATCAAGATGGCAGAAGCTTCTTCCTTTGACATCCCTGCGAACCTATCATCAACTATAGCTTGATGAAAAGATTCAGGAGAAGATGGAGGTGAATCTACAGGAACATCTGCAACTGTGACAGTCACGGAATCTGATGGAGGAGGGcagagattcttcttcttcttgtgatcATAGTTGACCTCATCAACTCTAACTTCAAACTGAGGAGAAGTACTTCTGGATGTGGCGATCAAGACAGGGTAAGAGATCACACTGTTTTGACACTCAACCGATTCATGTTTCAGTttctgtaaaacaaaaagaaacaaaaaaacatcaaatatataaataaggcaccaaaacaaaaagggttACATCATCAACTATATAAAGCATAGTGAATTAGAGAACATAAT
The Camelina sativa cultivar DH55 chromosome 15, Cs, whole genome shotgun sequence DNA segment above includes these coding regions:
- the LOC104745145 gene encoding protein IQ-DOMAIN 1-like, which produces MVKKAKWLKNVKKAFSPDSKKLKHESVECQNSVISYPVLIATSRSTSPQFEVRVDEVNYDHKKKKNLCPPPSDSVTVTVADVPVDSPPSSPESFHQAIVDDRFAGMSKEEASAILIQTTFRGYLARRELQALKGRDRLKLLMEGSVVHRQAANTLKCMQTLTRVQSQIRSRRIRMSEENQARHKQLLQKHGKELGGTKNGGNWNDSNQSKAQVEAGMLHKHEATMRRERALAYAFTHQQNLKSNSRTANPMFMDPSNPTWGWSWLERWMAGQPWESSEKEQNNKENSSVKNSTKSHSHVGETAKSSNRNKLNRPTHPNTSSSSSTTTTKTPRKKRPVPPSSIKSMSSDEDTKSSEKNRRHSIARSSVSDDENLASSTTKRSSNMVPTTKSARGKVKPQTSSRVAVTVPATEGINKVLPEKAPAKKRLSNSASPAPKPRRSSAPPKVENNSLKAERTP
- the LOC104745144 gene encoding mitochondrial import inner membrane translocase subunit TIM14-2, whose product is MVAAIIAGAAVAAAAYAGKYGIEAWQAFKLRPVRPRMRKFYEGGFQSAMTRREAALILGVRESVAAEKVKEAHRRVMVANHPDAGGSHYLASKINEAKDMMLGKTKSSGSAF